The following are encoded together in the Iodobacter fluviatilis genome:
- the pnuC gene encoding nicotinamide riboside transporter PnuC translates to MSILEIIGFIASLLGIWLATRSHVLTWPLQLLASLLYVWLFFDAHLFGESLLQFVYAALALYGWWVWKKNATDTSLAISKLTCREWLIVAGGGTLLTLLVTRFQVQFLPTDVPLLDSGIFVFGLLAQWMQARKKIENWPFWIVLDLIAAGVYAYKGLHLTAVLYVILTALAVSGWISWRKELATA, encoded by the coding sequence TTGTCTATATTAGAAATCATTGGTTTCATTGCATCTTTATTAGGTATTTGGCTTGCTACACGCAGCCATGTGCTGACGTGGCCGCTGCAATTGCTGGCCAGCTTACTGTACGTTTGGCTATTTTTTGATGCACATTTGTTTGGCGAAAGTTTGCTGCAATTTGTTTACGCCGCGCTTGCCCTCTATGGGTGGTGGGTCTGGAAAAAAAACGCTACAGATACCTCATTAGCCATCAGTAAGCTAACGTGCCGCGAATGGCTAATCGTTGCCGGTGGTGGCACACTACTCACCCTTTTAGTTACCCGCTTTCAAGTGCAGTTTTTACCCACCGATGTCCCCTTGCTTGATTCTGGAATTTTTGTATTTGGCCTACTTGCGCAATGGATGCAAGCCCGCAAAAAAATTGAAAACTGGCCGTTCTGGATTGTGCTTGATCTCATTGCGGCTGGCGTTTATGCCTATAAGGGTTTGCACCTTACTGCCGTTCTCTATGTGATTCTGACTGCCCTAGCCGTATCGGGCTGGATCAGCTGGAGAAAAGAGTTGGCTACCGCATGA
- a CDS encoding AAA family ATPase, with translation MKIAIVGPESSGKSTLARDLAAALHAPWVAEYVREYFADKGSNDYGLDDIIRIAQGQLAAETAFHAPLLICDTTVLVCKIWAEVRYGHCPAKLAALYKPQDYALHLLTRPDLPWEPDPLRENPDDRDYLFDLYEADLKASGANYRVVEGNRERRLAMATILAMGLEY, from the coding sequence ATGAAAATTGCGATCGTCGGGCCAGAATCTAGCGGCAAATCCACCCTAGCGCGTGATTTAGCCGCAGCCCTGCACGCGCCTTGGGTGGCTGAATATGTGCGAGAATATTTTGCAGACAAAGGCTCAAATGATTATGGTTTGGACGACATTATTCGCATCGCTCAAGGCCAGCTCGCAGCAGAAACGGCGTTTCATGCGCCACTGCTGATATGCGACACCACGGTGCTAGTATGCAAAATATGGGCCGAGGTGCGCTACGGCCACTGCCCCGCCAAGCTTGCTGCCCTCTACAAGCCACAAGACTACGCCCTGCACCTACTCACCCGCCCAGACCTGCCATGGGAGCCCGATCCGCTGCGAGAAAATCCAGACGATAGAGATTATTTGTTTGATCTTTATGAAGCAGATTTAAAAGCCAGCGGCGCGAATTATCGGGTAGTAGAAGGAAACAGGGAGAGGAGATTGGCGATGGCAACGATTTTAGCGATGGGGTTAGAGTACTAA
- a CDS encoding nicotinamide mononucleotide transporter — MFDLHPNQLTDGHNERQLALQSLFRTLEDHSKGTVIDSGIFVFGLLAQWMQARKKIENWPFWIVLDLIAAGVYALRVCTLLPFSM; from the coding sequence ATGTTTGATCTTCACCCAAATCAATTAACAGATGGCCATAACGAACGGCAATTGGCTTTGCAATCTTTATTTCGTACTTTAGAAGACCATTCAAAAGGCACGGTGATTGATTCTGGAATTTTTGTATTTGGCCTACTTGCGCAATGGATGCAAGCCCGCAAAAAAATAGAAAACTGGCCGTTCTGGATTGTGCTTGATCTCATTGCGGCTGGTGTTTATGCCTTAAGGGTTTGCACCTTACTGCCGTTCTCTATGTAA
- a CDS encoding sigma-54 interaction domain-containing protein, whose protein sequence is MFDLHPNQLTDGHNERQLALQSLFRTLEDHSEGTVIVDEQCKIVWINARYADRFGFKDPANAIGKAVEEVIPNSQLRDVLKTGQPILLDLMDTPDRTLVVTRLPLKDPQGKLIGAIGFALFDEIQSLAPLVAKFSSLQKELAVAHESLAQARRAKYSFGHFIGECDAVLELKRQALRAAQRDAPILLLGETGTGKEILAHAIHAASPRAHKPLVTLNMAAIPETLLEAELFGASAGAYTGADKKGRIGKFQLAHGGTLFLDEIGDMPPALQVKLLRVLQDKEFEALGSNQVQRSDVRIIAATSAPLTKLIAEGQFRADLFYRLNVLTIELPPLRARLPDLTLLAESMMNKLAASGLGQHHLAPCAIALLSQYHWPGNVRELHNILERALMLSDKALLEADDIAPLLYPSAQPNHSSSTQSHAESMQAFEQQLINEALKNGKGHIPTAAKQLGLARATLYKKIANFKLEGAG, encoded by the coding sequence ATGTTTGATCTTCACCCAAATCAATTAACCGATGGCCATAACGAGCGGCAATTGGCTTTGCAATCTTTATTTCGTACTTTAGAAGACCATTCGGAAGGCACGGTGATTGTGGATGAGCAATGCAAAATTGTTTGGATTAATGCCCGCTATGCCGATCGTTTTGGTTTTAAAGACCCAGCGAACGCCATTGGCAAAGCCGTAGAAGAAGTCATTCCCAATAGCCAGCTTAGGGATGTACTTAAAACCGGCCAACCTATTTTATTAGATTTAATGGACACACCGGATAGAACGCTGGTAGTCACCCGTTTGCCGCTTAAAGACCCACAAGGCAAGCTGATTGGCGCCATTGGCTTTGCTTTATTTGATGAAATTCAATCCCTTGCGCCCTTAGTGGCTAAGTTTTCTAGCTTGCAAAAAGAGCTGGCCGTGGCGCATGAATCGCTTGCCCAAGCGCGCCGCGCTAAATATTCTTTTGGCCATTTTATTGGCGAATGCGATGCGGTGCTGGAGCTAAAACGCCAAGCCCTGCGTGCTGCACAAAGGGACGCGCCAATTTTATTACTAGGCGAAACCGGCACAGGCAAAGAGATATTGGCCCATGCCATTCATGCCGCATCGCCCCGTGCGCACAAGCCGCTGGTCACACTCAATATGGCGGCCATTCCTGAAACGCTGCTCGAGGCCGAGCTATTTGGCGCAAGCGCGGGGGCTTACACCGGTGCGGACAAAAAGGGCCGCATCGGTAAATTTCAACTCGCCCACGGCGGCACGCTGTTCCTGGATGAAATCGGCGATATGCCGCCCGCGTTGCAAGTCAAATTATTACGCGTCTTACAAGACAAGGAATTTGAAGCGCTAGGCTCTAATCAAGTGCAGCGCTCCGATGTGCGCATCATCGCTGCCACTTCTGCGCCGCTCACCAAGCTCATTGCCGAAGGGCAATTTAGAGCTGATTTATTCTACCGCTTGAATGTACTGACCATCGAGCTGCCACCACTACGCGCCCGGCTGCCCGACCTAACGCTACTAGCCGAATCAATGATGAACAAGCTCGCCGCCAGTGGCCTTGGTCAACATCACCTTGCGCCTTGTGCCATCGCACTTTTAAGCCAATACCATTGGCCGGGCAATGTGCGTGAGCTGCACAATATTTTAGAACGGGCACTGATGCTGAGCGATAAAGCGCTATTAGAAGCGGACGATATTGCCCCGCTCCTTTACCCCAGCGCTCAGCCCAACCACAGCAGCAGCACCCAATCACACGCCGAATCCATGCAAGCTTTCGAGCAGCAGCTCATCAATGAAGCCCTCAAAAACGGCAAAGGCCACATCCCCACCGCCGCCAAGCAACTCGGCCTAGCGCGTGCGACGCTTTATAAGAAAATTGCAAATTTCAAACTGGAGGGAGCTGGGTAA
- a CDS encoding ABC transporter ATP-binding protein, protein MNSDPILQTHGLCKEFKGFAAVSDINLEVARGSIHALIGPNGAGKTTVFNLLTKFLSPTSGQVIFDGVDITTAQPAEVAAKGLIRSFQISAVFPNMSALDNIRVALLRINGGAHRFWRSKQELNVFTDAAMALLGDVGLAEFAHVLAGELAYGRKRALEIATTLALQPKLMLLDEPTQGMGIEDVERVTALIKRAAVGRTILMVEHNLKVVSTLADKITVLARGQHLSEGDYATVSADPKVMEAYLGVSPTIPATP, encoded by the coding sequence ATGAACTCAGATCCTATTTTACAAACGCACGGCCTTTGTAAAGAATTTAAAGGCTTTGCAGCAGTCAGTGATATTAATCTTGAAGTGGCTCGTGGCAGTATTCATGCCTTAATTGGCCCCAATGGTGCGGGCAAAACCACGGTCTTTAATTTACTGACCAAGTTTCTATCCCCCACTTCTGGCCAAGTGATTTTTGATGGCGTTGATATCACGACGGCGCAGCCTGCCGAAGTCGCCGCCAAGGGGTTAATTCGCTCCTTCCAGATTTCAGCCGTGTTCCCCAATATGAGTGCGCTCGACAATATCCGCGTAGCGCTATTACGGATTAATGGTGGCGCGCATCGCTTTTGGCGCTCTAAGCAAGAGCTCAACGTTTTCACCGATGCAGCGATGGCCTTGCTGGGAGATGTAGGCCTTGCTGAGTTTGCCCATGTATTAGCGGGTGAGCTGGCTTACGGCAGAAAACGCGCCTTAGAAATCGCGACTACCTTAGCGCTACAACCCAAGCTGATGCTGCTGGACGAACCCACCCAAGGTATGGGCATTGAGGATGTAGAACGCGTGACCGCACTCATCAAACGCGCGGCCGTAGGGCGCACCATTTTGATGGTGGAGCACAACCTAAAAGTGGTTTCTACCTTGGCCGACAAAATCACCGTGTTAGCGCGTGGTCAGCATTTATCCGAAGGCGATTACGCCACTGTTTCTGCCGATCCAAAAGTGATGGAAGCCTATTTGGGCGTAAGCCCTACTATTCCCGCCACCCCATAG
- a CDS encoding ABC transporter ATP-binding protein: MLNHEIQDHAGEMLRVSGLHAFYGESHILHGIDFGVRRGELITLLGRNGAGRSTTLKAILGLTGQRAGSIMVNGREVIRMPTHKIAHLGVGWCPEERAIFSSLNVEENLNLPPKVRSDGMSLEEIYTLFPNLWERRKSQGTRLSGGEQQMLAMARILRTGARLLLLDEITEGLAPVIVKKLGETVELLKARGYTIVLVEQNFHFAAGIADRHYVIEHGQVVDSISADELSASASRLNHYLGV; encoded by the coding sequence ATGCTTAACCATGAGATTCAAGATCATGCGGGTGAGATGTTGCGGGTAAGTGGTTTACACGCTTTTTACGGTGAATCGCATATTTTGCATGGGATTGATTTTGGTGTGCGCCGTGGCGAGCTGATTACCCTATTGGGCCGTAACGGCGCAGGCCGCAGCACCACACTCAAAGCAATTCTTGGCCTAACCGGCCAGCGCGCCGGATCGATCATGGTGAATGGCCGCGAAGTGATCCGTATGCCAACGCACAAAATTGCCCATCTTGGCGTGGGCTGGTGTCCTGAAGAGAGGGCGATTTTTTCTAGCTTGAATGTAGAAGAAAACCTCAACCTGCCGCCAAAAGTACGCAGCGACGGCATGAGTTTGGAAGAGATTTACACGCTATTTCCCAACCTATGGGAGCGCCGCAAAAGCCAGGGCACAAGGCTATCGGGGGGCGAGCAGCAAATGCTGGCGATGGCACGAATCTTACGCACCGGCGCACGCCTTCTGCTTCTGGATGAAATCACCGAAGGCTTGGCCCCAGTGATTGTTAAAAAGCTAGGCGAAACGGTAGAGCTACTTAAAGCGCGCGGCTACACCATCGTGCTGGTCGAGCAAAATTTTCACTTTGCCGCAGGCATCGCTGATCGACATTACGTCATTGAGCACGGCCAAGTGGTGGATTCAATCAGCGCAGACGAGCTATCCGCCAGTGCAAGCAGGCTAAATCATTATCTTGGGGTTTGA
- a CDS encoding ABC transporter substrate-binding protein — MQNCKPLVLAVALALPATTFAGPFSGDMVKIGILTDMSGVYARVGGKGSVIAAQMAIADFGGKVLGKPIELVSADHQNKADIGVGKAREWFDTEGVDMVNDLLNSGVGIAVQKLGAEKKRITINNGAGSTALTGKECSPYGVHYAYDTYALAKGTATALMKQGLDSWFFLQADYAFGAALQGDASKIVAATGGKVLGTVKHPLSSTDFSSYLLQAQNSKAKVVGLANAGADFVNAVKQAKEFGLQQTIAGLLVFDSDIKALGLNAAQGMTFTTAYSWELNPQMEAFGKKFFAKAGFMPTMDHAGVYSSTLHYLNAIKAADTDDADTVMKKMRETKINDFFAKNGVIREDGRMVHDMYLVEVLKPSESKGAWDQLKLVATIPGDVAFKPLSASECPLIKK, encoded by the coding sequence ATGCAAAACTGTAAACCACTTGTTCTTGCTGTAGCGCTTGCCCTACCTGCCACCACATTTGCTGGCCCTTTCTCTGGCGACATGGTCAAGATCGGTATTCTGACGGATATGTCCGGCGTATATGCTAGGGTAGGCGGCAAAGGCTCGGTGATCGCGGCGCAAATGGCGATTGCTGATTTTGGTGGCAAAGTACTGGGAAAACCCATTGAGCTAGTCAGTGCAGATCACCAAAACAAGGCGGATATCGGCGTAGGTAAGGCGCGGGAGTGGTTCGACACCGAAGGCGTAGATATGGTGAACGACTTACTGAATTCTGGCGTGGGTATTGCAGTACAAAAACTAGGGGCGGAGAAAAAGCGCATCACCATTAATAATGGCGCAGGCTCTACCGCGCTGACCGGCAAGGAATGTAGCCCTTACGGCGTGCATTACGCTTACGACACCTATGCCTTGGCTAAAGGCACCGCTACCGCGCTAATGAAGCAAGGTTTAGATAGCTGGTTCTTCCTACAAGCAGATTACGCCTTCGGTGCGGCACTACAAGGCGATGCCAGCAAGATTGTCGCGGCCACCGGTGGCAAGGTGCTTGGCACGGTAAAACACCCGCTTTCCTCTACTGATTTCTCCTCTTACTTACTGCAAGCACAAAACTCTAAAGCCAAGGTGGTAGGCCTTGCCAATGCAGGCGCTGATTTTGTAAACGCAGTGAAGCAAGCCAAAGAATTTGGGCTACAGCAAACCATCGCAGGGCTATTGGTATTCGATAGCGATATCAAAGCACTGGGCCTGAATGCTGCGCAAGGCATGACATTTACCACAGCCTATTCATGGGAGTTAAACCCTCAAATGGAAGCGTTTGGTAAGAAATTTTTCGCCAAAGCGGGCTTTATGCCAACGATGGATCACGCAGGTGTTTACTCCAGCACCCTGCATTATCTAAATGCAATTAAAGCAGCAGACACCGATGACGCCGATACAGTGATGAAGAAAATGCGTGAAACCAAGATCAATGACTTCTTCGCTAAAAACGGTGTGATCCGCGAAGACGGCCGCATGGTGCACGATATGTATCTGGTAGAAGTGCTTAAACCTAGCGAATCCAAAGGCGCATGGGATCAGCTCAAACTCGTTGCCACCATCCCTGGCGATGTCGCCTTCAAGCCGCTATCTGCCAGCGAATGCCCATTAATTAAGAAATAA
- a CDS encoding branched-chain amino acid ABC transporter permease, whose product MDITLQAIMSQALLGLNNGAFYALLSLGLAVIFGMLNVVNFAHGAFYMLGAFVALLGYDQLGRWLGDESIRMSFWVALIIGPIIVGLLGVLIEKTMLSRLYKVDHLYGLLLTFGLALIFEGVLSNYFNMAGEPYNGKPEILEGAINLGFMVFPKYRLFSIVLSLSVCFAVWYLIEKTKLGSHLRAGTENPDVTRAFGIDVPSLRTLTYFLGVALAGLAGVVAAPIYSVSPKMGSDLIIIVFAVVVIGGMGSIMGAILTGIALGLLEGLVKVFYPPLANTVIFIVMALVLLWRPSGLFGKEN is encoded by the coding sequence ATGGACATCACCTTGCAAGCCATCATGTCGCAAGCCTTACTCGGCCTAAACAATGGTGCTTTTTATGCCTTACTCAGCCTTGGCCTTGCCGTGATTTTTGGCATGCTTAACGTCGTCAACTTTGCCCACGGCGCTTTTTATATGCTAGGGGCGTTTGTGGCATTACTAGGCTACGACCAATTAGGACGTTGGCTAGGTGATGAAAGCATTCGTATGTCTTTCTGGGTGGCGCTGATTATCGGGCCAATCATAGTGGGTTTGCTTGGCGTGTTGATTGAAAAAACCATGCTCAGCCGCCTGTATAAAGTCGACCATCTTTATGGCCTATTGCTCACTTTTGGGCTGGCACTTATTTTTGAAGGGGTGCTGAGCAATTATTTCAATATGGCCGGAGAGCCTTACAACGGCAAACCAGAAATCTTAGAAGGCGCCATTAATCTAGGTTTTATGGTGTTTCCTAAATACCGGCTTTTTTCGATTGTGCTATCGCTTTCAGTTTGCTTTGCCGTTTGGTATTTGATTGAGAAAACCAAACTAGGATCGCACCTCAGGGCCGGCACAGAAAACCCAGACGTCACCCGCGCTTTTGGTATTGACGTGCCCTCCTTACGTACCCTTACCTATTTTTTAGGCGTTGCTTTGGCTGGGCTTGCTGGTGTGGTGGCCGCCCCGATCTACTCGGTTAGCCCCAAGATGGGATCAGATTTAATCATTATCGTGTTTGCCGTGGTGGTCATTGGCGGCATGGGCTCAATCATGGGGGCTATTCTGACGGGTATTGCGCTGGGGCTATTAGAAGGCTTGGTAAAAGTGTTTTACCCACCGCTCGCCAATACTGTGATTTTTATTGTGATGGCGCTGGTATTGCTTTGGCGTCCTTCTGGCTTATTTGGTAAGGAAAATTAA
- a CDS encoding branched-chain amino acid ABC transporter permease: MNAPVIKLASVASLQKKKTHFTPWIIALLLASVAPFIIYPIFAMELMCFALFACAFNLLLGFGGLLSFGHAAFFGGAAYLCGHAIKHWGFSPELGILFAMLGAAILGLAIGSIAIRRQGIYFAMVTLALAQIVFFLCLQLPFTGGEDGLQGIPKGHLFGLIDLSSTVSVGQQQLPLALYFFVLAITFGGYWLIWRTVHSPFGMVLKAIKENEPRALSLGYQVNRYKLATFVLSAALAGLAGATKALVVGLASLSDVSWHMSGEVVLMTLLGGMGTLLGPLVGAVTVSTLHHELASLGSWVTVTIGVVFVVCVMAFRRGIVGEIAYRLKRSF; encoded by the coding sequence ATGAATGCGCCAGTGATTAAACTCGCCTCTGTAGCCTCGCTACAAAAAAAGAAAACCCACTTCACCCCGTGGATCATCGCCTTGCTACTGGCTTCAGTTGCGCCATTTATAATTTACCCCATTTTTGCCATGGAATTGATGTGCTTTGCCCTCTTTGCCTGTGCCTTTAATTTATTACTCGGCTTTGGCGGCCTGCTTAGTTTTGGTCATGCGGCTTTTTTTGGCGGTGCGGCTTATCTCTGCGGGCATGCCATTAAGCATTGGGGCTTTAGTCCTGAGCTAGGTATTTTATTTGCCATGCTAGGGGCCGCTATTTTGGGGCTCGCCATCGGCAGTATCGCCATCCGCCGTCAAGGCATTTACTTTGCGATGGTCACCTTGGCACTGGCGCAGATTGTGTTTTTCTTATGCTTGCAGCTGCCTTTTACCGGCGGCGAAGATGGCTTGCAAGGTATCCCTAAAGGCCACCTATTTGGCTTAATTGATTTATCCAGCACCGTTAGCGTAGGCCAGCAACAATTGCCGCTTGCTCTGTATTTTTTTGTGCTGGCCATTACCTTTGGCGGCTACTGGCTGATTTGGCGCACCGTGCATTCACCCTTTGGCATGGTGCTTAAAGCTATCAAAGAAAACGAGCCACGCGCGCTGTCTTTGGGCTATCAGGTAAACCGCTACAAACTTGCCACCTTTGTACTCTCTGCCGCCTTGGCGGGCCTGGCCGGTGCAACGAAAGCGCTGGTCGTGGGCTTGGCTTCACTCAGCGATGTGTCTTGGCATATGTCCGGTGAAGTGGTGCTAATGACCTTGCTTGGTGGTATGGGAACGCTACTCGGCCCGCTCGTCGGTGCCGTTACCGTCAGCACTTTGCACCATGAGCTGGCCTCGCTGGGCTCATGGGTTACCGTGACCATTGGCGTGGTGTTTGTGGTCTGCGTGATGGCCTTTAGACGCGGCATTGTGGGCGAAATCGCTTACCGATTGAAACGAAGCTTTTAA
- a CDS encoding 3-hydroxybutyrate oligomer hydrolase family protein, producing the protein MRLLFTGFALLLSACNSNDSLNENIRPSWLGSVSKTSLDGNSNDLLTAGLGKSGLSLALQAYANPNQPTATELRRAAIYNNYRALVDISSSGGYGRLYGPNIDISCNDTLGEGKIAGDEYLAYSDDGSGKQNVTLMVQIPSSFNKSTPCVITATSSGSRGVYGAIAASGEWALKHGCAVAYADKGSGIGIHDLSSDTVNQIDGLRVSRSLNNGHFSADLSPAELVDFNSQYPYRLASKHSHSQQNPEKDWGKNTLRAVEFAFWLLNEKYGSLQGDTRLADFANPASVTVIAASASNGGGAALAAAEQDSKGLIDGVAVSEPQVQPFTTGNLNIRQGAATMPSIGKPLIDYFTLANLYQPCAVQSARLSGANSAFGSAVSATLGSARCASLAAKGLVNGSTLEAQASDAYSKLIAAGWLAEGDALHASHYGLSATLGVALTYINAYGRFSVKDNICGYSYAFSNASGDITAPNSVSLAGIFGNGNGVPPTAGISIINNLSVGIAKADAFSISASTNTADYNIDGAICLRKLATGLNPQTGAALTGNEKLLADRVASGLKEVQLSAKLQGKPAIIVAGRSDTLIPVNHAARAYYALNQASEGSASKLRYIEVTNGQHFDSFLALSGFPTRFIPLHVYAGRVLDAMWAHLTTGAALPDSQLVRTTPRTVATDNLNISALPAIASPVATGDAIRFSGTTLTIPQ; encoded by the coding sequence ATGCGATTACTTTTTACAGGTTTTGCCCTTTTATTATCTGCCTGCAATAGCAACGATAGTTTAAATGAAAATATCCGCCCCTCTTGGCTAGGCAGCGTCAGCAAAACCAGTTTAGATGGCAATAGCAACGATTTACTCACCGCAGGCTTAGGTAAAAGTGGTTTGTCCCTTGCACTGCAAGCCTACGCCAATCCTAATCAGCCTACCGCTACCGAGCTACGCCGTGCGGCGATTTACAACAATTACCGCGCCTTGGTGGATATCAGTAGCAGCGGTGGTTATGGCAGGCTCTACGGCCCCAACATTGACATCAGCTGCAACGATACTTTGGGTGAGGGCAAGATTGCTGGGGATGAATACCTGGCTTACAGCGACGATGGCAGCGGCAAGCAAAATGTCACACTGATGGTGCAGATTCCCTCTAGCTTCAACAAAAGTACCCCTTGCGTAATTACCGCAACATCATCGGGCTCTAGAGGGGTTTATGGCGCAATCGCCGCCTCGGGTGAATGGGCGCTTAAACATGGCTGCGCTGTTGCTTACGCCGACAAAGGCTCTGGAATTGGCATCCATGATTTAAGCAGCGATACGGTGAATCAAATAGATGGCTTGCGCGTTAGCCGCAGCCTTAATAATGGCCATTTTAGCGCCGATCTTTCCCCCGCCGAATTAGTCGATTTTAATTCCCAATACCCCTATCGCCTCGCCTCTAAACACAGCCACTCGCAGCAAAACCCAGAAAAAGACTGGGGTAAAAACACGCTACGTGCGGTTGAATTTGCTTTTTGGTTGCTCAATGAAAAATACGGCAGTTTGCAAGGGGATACGCGGCTGGCTGATTTTGCCAACCCAGCCAGCGTTACGGTGATTGCCGCTAGCGCATCCAATGGCGGTGGAGCCGCTCTGGCCGCCGCCGAGCAAGATAGCAAAGGTTTAATCGATGGCGTGGCCGTGAGCGAGCCTCAAGTTCAGCCCTTTACTACGGGTAATTTAAATATTCGCCAAGGGGCGGCCACCATGCCCAGCATTGGTAAGCCGTTAATTGATTATTTTACGCTGGCCAATCTTTACCAGCCCTGCGCGGTGCAGTCGGCGCGCTTAAGTGGGGCAAATTCGGCCTTTGGCAGCGCGGTATCCGCCACACTGGGCAGCGCCCGCTGTGCCTCACTCGCGGCCAAAGGCTTAGTCAATGGCAGTACGCTTGAAGCACAGGCTAGCGATGCTTATAGCAAGCTCATTGCAGCGGGCTGGTTAGCCGAGGGAGATGCCTTACACGCCAGTCATTACGGCCTAAGCGCCACCCTTGGCGTGGCACTAACTTATATCAATGCGTATGGGCGTTTTTCAGTAAAAGACAATATTTGCGGTTATAGCTATGCATTTAGCAATGCCAGCGGCGACATTACCGCGCCCAATAGCGTGAGCTTGGCGGGTATCTTTGGCAACGGCAACGGCGTGCCGCCCACCGCGGGGATATCCATTATCAATAATTTATCGGTAGGTATTGCCAAGGCCGATGCGTTTTCTATTTCGGCCTCCACCAACACCGCTGATTACAATATCGATGGCGCAATTTGCCTGCGTAAGCTTGCCACAGGGCTTAATCCGCAAACCGGCGCGGCATTAACCGGCAATGAAAAACTGCTTGCTGATCGCGTAGCCAGCGGCCTGAAGGAAGTACAACTCAGCGCCAAGCTGCAAGGCAAGCCGGCAATTATTGTGGCAGGGCGCTCGGACACGCTGATCCCAGTAAACCATGCTGCCCGTGCTTATTACGCACTTAACCAAGCGAGCGAAGGCAGCGCCTCCAAGCTACGGTATATCGAAGTCACCAATGGCCAGCATTTTGATAGCTTCTTAGCACTAAGTGGTTTTCCAACGCGCTTTATCCCGCTGCATGTCTATGCTGGCCGTGTACTCGATGCGATGTGGGCTCACCTAACGACCGGCGCAGCACTGCCAGATAGCCAATTGGTTCGCACCACGCCACGTACAGTTGCCACGGATAACTTGAATATCAGCGCCCTGCCCGCCATTGCCAGCCCTGTAGCCACAGGCGATGCGATTCGCTTTAGTGGTACTACTCTTACCATTCCCCAATAA
- a CDS encoding 3-hydroxybutyrate dehydrogenase, translating to MHVLLGKTALITGSTSGIGLGIARALADAGANIVLNGFGDVLAARQHVEQAGGKVRYHGADLRYPEQISELINYANHEFGGVDILVNNAGIQHLANIEDFSIERWNSILALNLSAGFHTSRLVVPAMRQQNWGRIINIVSVHGLVASASKSAYVAAKHGMIGLTKSVALELAQTGVTCNAICPGWVLTPLVEQQIEAKAKQQGISHIEAQAQLLLEKQPSGVFVTPEQIGALLLFLCSDAAQEVRGAAWNIDGGWIAQ from the coding sequence ATGCACGTTTTGCTTGGTAAAACAGCACTGATTACTGGCTCTACCAGCGGTATTGGCCTAGGCATTGCCCGCGCTTTGGCTGATGCCGGTGCAAATATTGTGTTAAATGGTTTTGGTGATGTGCTAGCCGCACGCCAGCACGTTGAACAAGCTGGGGGCAAGGTTCGTTACCATGGCGCAGATTTACGCTACCCCGAGCAAATTAGCGAGTTAATTAATTATGCCAATCATGAATTTGGCGGCGTTGATATCTTGGTAAATAACGCAGGGATTCAGCATTTAGCCAATATTGAAGATTTTTCTATTGAGCGCTGGAACAGCATTCTTGCGCTTAATTTGTCTGCAGGGTTTCATACCAGCCGCCTGGTTGTGCCCGCTATGCGTCAACAAAACTGGGGGCGAATCATCAATATTGTTTCTGTGCATGGTTTGGTGGCCTCTGCCAGTAAATCCGCTTATGTGGCGGCCAAGCATGGCATGATAGGGCTAACCAAATCTGTGGCTTTAGAGCTTGCCCAAACGGGGGTGACTTGCAATGCAATCTGCCCCGGCTGGGTGTTAACACCTTTAGTTGAGCAACAAATTGAAGCCAAGGCCAAACAACAAGGCATCAGCCATATCGAAGCCCAGGCACAGCTTTTACTAGAAAAACAACCTTCTGGGGTTTTTGTTACACCAGAGCAAATTGGCGCGCTTCTGCTGTTTTTATGCAGTGATGCCGCCCAAGAAGTACGCGGAGCCGCATGGAATATTGATGGCGGCTGGATTGCGCAATAA